A genomic stretch from Podospora pseudoanserina strain CBS 124.78 chromosome 3, whole genome shotgun sequence includes:
- a CDS encoding hypothetical protein (EggNog:ENOG503P4T9) yields MASTATIPRFLLPQRGLIWRRLSPANTTSPVVLVRFSSTSQSKDGKPLVLEKPERFVPPSHGSRLPGSRRSTLGDGPRHYGGDLSESELKAQAKKDYPMTPPPEGTWAHWFFSQKWVHITVTLGTLTALSIWTFTLNYKHNTPFGDMLPPMSDFFWHPISSTRALVEVIRLNEAHNTARIQEKRRRLVEDVAKRTAYRRAHGLPEEYGMFGLKKATIDPDQVFGTEGGEKKEQQGTTVVDDASPIAPEPKRLTDEQQKEMVGELKKKWLGIF; encoded by the exons ATggcctcaacagcaacaatcCCCCgctttctcctcccccaacgaGGCCTAATCTGGAGACGCCTCTCCCccgcaaacaccacctcccccgtcgtcctcgtccgcttctcctccacatcccaaTCCAAAGACGGCAaacccctcgtcctcgaaaAGCCCGAACGCTTCGTCCCCCCATCACATGGCTCCCGTCTCCCCGGCTCCCGCCGCTCAACCCTCGGCGACGGCCCCCGCCACTACGGCGGTGACCTCTCCGAGTCCGAACTAAAAGCCCAAGCCAAAAAGGACTACCCCatgacccctccccccgagGGCACCTGGGCGCATTGGTTCTTTTCCCAAAAATGGGTTCACATCACCGTCACCCTT GGCACCCTTACAGCCCTCAGCATATGGACCTTCACCCTGAACTACAAGCACAACACTCCCTTCGGCGACATGCTCCCTCCCATGTCCGACTTCTTCTGGCACCCCATCTCGTCCACCCGCGCCCTCGTCGAAGTCATCCGCCTCAACGAAGCTCACAACACTGCCCGCATccaagaaaagagaagaagactcGTCGAGGACGTCGCCAAAAGGACAGCGTATAGAAGAGCGCACGGCTTGCCAGAGGAGTACGGCATGTTTGGACTCAAGAAGGCCACCATTGACCCAGACCAGGTGTTTGGCacagagggtggtgagaagaaggagcagcaaGGGACAACGGTGGTGGACGATGCCTCGCCTATCGCTCCGGAACCAAAGCGATTGACGGACGAGCAGCAaaaggagatggtgggtgagctgaagaagaagtggcTGGGTATCTTTTGA
- a CDS encoding hypothetical protein (EggNog:ENOG503NX3Z), which yields MAWDSKTTTRRRQSSAASRTRDIAIHARNQSRQPAQPLSDHVADPFLADFLSPTFDPATYLNNTLPQLQTSRSPPNQPPPNSLPLSDLSITTQSSLSQLSAHTTRLTTILTQLTDEIIRSGSRLAYEVEVLRGETISLTETLTETLDSPISKFIPGGGIKSILHPSSSESNPAPTTITSRSRALSSLPPPPPPPLETPPIPDPEYISQLRTLSLVRSRLAETQATFGSAMSFVFPPSETSVSSSFLSVSAPDTGALSTEEKGQQVLKELRQEILDLLDNKEDPIKGVEDAAKRVEELKDLCQVWKGTAEERGRQKFVEGLARLVGERHERLVREVTGQGHRRGESNGGSGNNGRLQQQQEGENKEGDNKGAAAAGQGGSGNTAAAGGGGYGGYGLISQLQKLRGGI from the coding sequence ATGGCCTGGgactccaaaaccaccacccgccgccgccaaagcaGCGCAGCCTCCCGAACTCGTGACATCGCCATCCACGCCAGAAACCAATCCCGCCAACCCGCCCAACCCCTATCCGACCACGTCGCCGATCCTTTCCTGGCcgacttcctctcccccaccttcgACCCAGCGACCTACCtaaacaacaccctcccccaactccaaacctCCCGCtctccccccaaccaaccccccccaaactccctccccctctccgacctctccatcaccacccagtcctccctctcccaactgTCCGCCCACACAACCCGCCTAACCACCATCTTAACCCAACTAACCGACGAAATAATCCGTTCCGGCTCCCGCCTAGCCTACGAGGTCGAAGTCCTCCGAGGCGAGACAATCTCCCTAACCGAAACCCTCACCGAAACCCTCGACTCGCCAATTTCAAAGTTTATCCCCGGAGGAGGCATAAAATCCATCCTCCACCCATCATCTTCCGAATCCAACcctgcccccaccaccattaccAGCAGATCCCGCGCtttatcctccctcccccctccccctcctcctcccttggAAACCCCCCCCATCCCGGACCCGGAATACATCTCCCAACTccgcaccctctccctcgtccgcTCCCGCCTGGCAGAAACGCAGGCAACCTTTGGCTCTGCCATGTCCTTTGTTTTTCCCCCGTCGGAAACCTCtgtttcttcctcttttttgTCGGTATCTGCTCCTGACACGGGCGCGCTTTCTActgaggagaaggggcaGCAAGTCCTGAAGGAACTGAGGCAAGAGATTTTGGATTTGCTAGATAATAAGGAGGATCCTAtcaagggggttgaggaCGCAGCGAaaagggtggaggagctgaaggatTTGTGTCAGGTTTGGAAGGGGACcgcggaggagaggggacgACAGAAatttgtggaggggttggctAGGCTTGTGGGGGAGAGGCATGAACGgcttgtgagggaggtgactGGGCAAGGGCataggaggggggagagtaatggggggagtgggaatAATGGGAGGttacaacagcaacaggagggggagaataAAGAGGGCGATAATAagggagcagcagctgcaGGGCAAGGAGGTAGTGGTaatactgctgctgctgggggcgGAGGGTATGGTGGGTATGGGCTTATTAGTCAGTTGCAgaagttgaggggggggatataA
- a CDS encoding hypothetical protein (EggNog:ENOG503PFAY), translated as MGQFDWFSSIGATPEAVAVLNDQPILFTILLIVLVTIILQCVLIWYIHYATMKPEQKKAKEDKKKKKQAEKGGGAKK; from the coding sequence ATGGGTCAATTCGATTGGTTCTCCAGCATTGGCGCCACGCCAGAAGCCGTCGCCGTCCTCAACGACCAgcccatcctcttcaccatcctTCTCATCGTTCTCGTCACTATCATCCTCCAGTGCGTCCTCATCTGGTACATCCACTACGCCACCATGAAGCCTGAAcagaagaaggcaaaggaggacaagaaaaagaagaagcaggctgAGAAGGGTGGTGGCGCCAAGAAATAA
- a CDS encoding hypothetical protein (EggNog:ENOG503P8QT): protein MDDLQTTEFDIGSIEVATINSDLSIVLTSSCVLSLPAIWDHVPDAIELYKASSEAIIWIAKAGGDCRVEFSTLLNGEPLDVAGLDPDTEVTISHLAAGCGIWLELGLDLRLKHATHPELEHSNPEAVYFLHHPDLSSSLIAPPELPFASFQELKVDIHYHINMSYSTDDQTEATETTGLPLEDRLEEAMTLLDIGLQKLIGVKKSIPGVKVTKSNNDLPSLIGIAPAVWNIPYLQSMTVHAQMIPSLARSIVRLKHSQSPSLRRKVEGLMPGDIDPEIWDVDDEIEDEIRKRLWLRCQTGIRSDPIQRISTSQTNADDNRQEEAPQRLLGGPKSAEERCGPRECGEAIINPLQYASTANQLAHYCGIPEGIYDDDNDYDEGYDADDSPLETDSFSPYSSSDIRALHSDDWQGSSEAEYFYTDGQGNVVTLQQDSDSTEPEAVGWDRSSSIDTMDFE from the exons ATGGACGATCTCCAGACAACCGAGTTTGACATTGGAAGCATTGAGGTTGCTACCATAAATTCCGACCTATCGATTGTTCTCACCAGCTCCTGCGTGCTCTCCTTACCCGCAATCTGGGACCACGTTCCAGACGCCATCGAGCTATATAAAGCCTCCTCTGAAGCAATTATCTGGATAGCCAAGGCAGGTGGTGATTGTCGGGTGGAATTCTCAACACTGTTGAACGGCGAACCCCTTGATGTTGCAGGCCTAGACCCTGACACTGAAGTCACAATCTCTCACTTGGCCGCTGGGTGCGGA ATCTGGCTGGAGCTCGGTCTTGATCTTCGACTGAAACACGCGACGCATCCTGAGCTTGAACATAGCAATCCTGAGGCTGTCTACTTTCTACATCACCCAGACCTGTCCTCCAGTCTGATCGCACCGCCCGAACTACCATTTGCCAGTTTTCAAGAGTTGAAAGTAGATATCCATTACCACATCAATATGTCATACTCAACAGACGATCAAACCGAGGCCACAGAAACGACTGGGTTGCCCTTGGAGGACAGATTGGAGGAAGCCATGACACTGCTGGACATTGGGCTTCAGAAGCTGATCGGAGTCAAGAAAAGCATACCGGGGGTGAAGGTAACAAAATCCAACAATGATTTGCCTTCATTGATTGGCATTGCCCCAGCCGTATGGAACATTCCATACTTACAG TCGATGACAGTACACGCGCAAATGATCCCTTCTCTGGCAAGAAGTATCGTCCGGCTGAAACACTCCCAGTCACCCAGTCTTCGGAGAAAGGTTGAGGGGTTGATGCCAGGTGATATTGACCCAGAGATATGGGATGTCGATGACGAAATCGAGGACGAAATCCGCAAACGCCTTTGGCTTCGATGCCAGACGGGTATTCGGTCGGATCCGATCCAAAGAATCAGCACATCTCAGACAAACGCAGATGACAATAGGCAGGAGGAAGCTCCCCAGAGACTCCTTGGTGGACCAAAGTCTGCGGAGGAGAGATGTGGTCCTCGTGAATGCGGAgaggccatcatcaaccctctccaGTACGCTTCCACAGCGAACCAACTCGCACACTATTGCGGCATCCCAGAAGGCATTTACGATGACGATAACGACTATGATGAGGGATACGATGCTGATGACAGCCCCTTAGAGACCGATTCATTTTCACCCTACTCTTCCTCGGACATTAGAGCCCTTCATTCAGACGACTGGCAAGGCAGTTCCGAAGCTGAGTACTTCTACACAGATGGACAAGGGAATGTGGTCACCCTCCAGCAGGATAGTGATTCTACAGAACCAGAGGCCGTAGGATGGGATCGCAGCTCGAGTATTGACACCATGGACTTCGAATAA
- a CDS encoding hypothetical protein (COG:O; EggNog:ENOG503NXJH) → MTLKRFKADVVTARQKITGGGLAGVLDLKDGISDGEIVLSLQHPELGRKVRLHLLAQDTGDYPDNNSFMMYTEDDPPAPIEKLIKRTADYLIGLTVYEVASEISKQMSLTEGVSEDQDEGDMSDDEFGFQSEADDDYDDELFGLKEGSGRPKNATVKELIALSPTDKLLLSRLKRDLRQVHNAGFKIGLVSSFAQTSIYGIVSISVRVENLGLSEEVLEAWNLEASEYIVLLLRFDGYSPLETVIEKAVSSIQVSFRIRKCKKYKPSEQEARNAFITVTNPGVRPEDDEEGQTAQALDTEALQKFFISNSLDQFLNESFISIVKTRERTGYDWDQANRHYQNCVTQPDDPVPTDESVSDDRPERHPLLGDHLKDAHGGERSFPLVAMQFAMRYIIRCTEYCLRCHQKIEAEFEALQPYVCDNPLCLFQYMSMGFGPSIEPMILNEPYVVDLLVSLCYAAVSDPSGHRNALQPFGISSAAQVTGVGSTAQVIGVGSAAQLSSVGYGAIRNLPVGLRFKVPNLLNVTGCKWRGILNGNRLVLCENMDDIRQLAGYKWIAWVTTDNMIQHGRVEEVHLPSSTAVLSIRPGHSYTALPVDQRGLLQAPVGIAGAPVRVFPYDTDFDDLPDADKGHAMRQILENLPSILQMEAWLTSHPRCLFKDMDGISPAAASILQWIVSSNRSCIYQVDRHRYRASPENSEQPAGKGRDRQHQRILGMDSWVQFRFAQGSPEKERQFSRALQQIASRKDFKGHPTILAWHGSNLANWHSILRTGLDFKVVACGRAYGNGVYFSPDFNTSIYYAQSGMTWPNSDLQITQCMSLNEIINVPEEFVSAAPHYVVSQLDWQQCRYLFVKPRPELCSTQASTQASTQASTPAPVTPHGSYTLARNKSNVTTKPNVGASTPPSTHGKDAVPMRTQQKGREVKGENSAVLKIPLSAIPLRTIQVAGTDATTSTLLAKRVRDSPELSEDEDAVDVALLVSDTETNGPAAQRRRKMSTAQGDRAKLGLTPSVNITPLWT, encoded by the coding sequence ATGACACTGAAGCGGTTCAAGGCCGACGTGGTCACCGCCCGACAGAAGATCACTGGCGGTGGCCTCGCTGGAGTTCTAGACCTCAAAGATGGCATTTCTGATGGCGAGATCGTCTTGTCACTTCAACACCCCGAGCTTGGCCGAAAAGTACGGCTTCATTTGTTGGCGCAGGATACCGGCGATTACCCTGACAACAACTCATTCATGATGTATACCGAGGATGACCCGCCAGCTCCCATCGAAAAGTTGATCAAGAGAACTGCCGACTATCTCATAGGTCTAACCGTCTACGAGGTAGCTTCAGAAATTTCCAAGCAGATGAGTTTGACGGAAGGTGTGTCGGAGGATCAAGACGAGGGAGACATGAGCGACGATGAGTTTGGCTTCCAAtccgaggccgacgacgattACGATGACGAACTCTTCGGGCTAAAAGAGGGGTCAGGTCGACCCAAAAATGCAACGGTCAAGGAGCTGATTGCACTATCCCCGACGGACAAGCTGTTGCTTTCACGCCTGAAGCGCGACTTGCGCCAAGTGCACAATGCCGGCTTCAAAATTGGGCTTGTCTCTAGCTTCGCCCAGACATCCATCTATGGCATCGTTTCGATCTCGGTGCGAGTTGAGAACCTGGGGCTGtcggaggaggttttggaggcgtGGAACCTGGAGGCTAGCGAATACATTGTGCTTTTGCTGCGCTTTGATGGCTACAGCCCGCTCGAGACTGTCATCGAGAAGGCAGTGTCCTCAATCCAGGTCAGCTTTCGAATTCGCAAGTGCAAAAAGTACAAGCCATCGGAGCAGGAAGCAAGGAACGCATTTATTACTGTCACGAATCCTGGCGTGAGaccagaagatgatgaggaagggcAAACTGCTCAGGCTTTGGACACCGAAGCACTTCAGAAGTTTTTCATTTCCAACTCGTTGGATCAGTTCTTGAACGAGAGCTTTATTTCGATCGTGAAGACCAGAGAGAGAACGGGCTACGACTGGGACCAGGCAAATCGCCACTACCAGAACTGCGTAACCCAACCGGACGATCCAGTCCCGACCGATGAATCCGTGTCTGATGACAGGCCGGAACGCCATCCACTGCTGGGGGATCACTTGAAAGATGCCCATGGAGGCGAGAGAAGCTTTCCTTTGGTGGCGATGCAGTTTGCTATGCGCTACATCATCAGGTGCACCGAATACTGTCTGAGATGTCATCAGAAAATCGAAGCTGAGTTCGAGGCACTCCAACCATATGTCTGCGACAACCCTCTTTGCTTGTTTCAGTACATGTCAATGGGATTTGGCCCCAGCATCGAGCCCATGATCCTCAACGAGCCGTATGTGGTTGATCTCCTCGTCAGCCTTTGCTACGCCGCGGTTTCAGACCCTTCTGGTCATCGGAATGCGCTACAACCGTTCGGCATCAGCTCTGCAGCCCAGGTAACCGGCGTCGGCTCTACAGCCCAGGTAATCGGCGTCGGCTCTGCAGCACAACTATCCAGCGTCGGCTATGGGGCGATACGCAACCTCCCGGTTGGCCTGCGATTTAAAGTACCAAATCTACTAAACGTGACAGGCTGCAAGTGGAGGGGGATTCTGAATGGTAATAGGCTGGTTCTCTGTGAGAACATGGACGACATCCGACAACTGGCTGGGTACAAGTGGATCGCTTGGGTTACTACCGACAATATGATTCAACACGGACGAGTAGAGGAGGTTCACCTTCCAAGCAGCACCGCCGTACTTTCGATTAGGCCGGGGCATTCATATACTGCTCTTCCAGTCGATCAACGGGGGCTTCTCCAGGCGCCAGTTGGCATTGCTGGCGCGCCCGTGAGAGTGTTTCCCTACGACACCGACTTCGATGATCTGCCTGATGCCGATAAAGGCCACGCCATGAGACAAATTCTCGAGAACCTCCCTTCCATTCTTCAGATGGAGGCATGGTTGACAAGTCATCCGCGATGTTTGTTCAAGGACATGGACGGAATATCACCTGCCGCAGCTTCCATTTTGCAGTGGATCGTCTCATCCAACAGATCTTGCATCTATCAAGTTGATCGCCACCGATATCGAGCATCACCCGAAAATTCAGAACAACCAGCAGGAAAGGGACGAGATCGACAGCACCAGCGCATCTTGGGAATGGACTCATGGGTTCAGTTCCGGTTTGCCCAAGGCTCGCCCGAGAAAGAACGCCAGTTCTCTCGGGCACTCCAACAAATTGCTAGCAGGAAAGATTTCAAGGGTCATCCTACCATTCTGGCGTGGCATGGGAGCAATCTGGCTAATTGGCACAGCATCTTGCGAACAGGCCTGGATTTCAAGGTTGTCGCGTGCGGCCGTGCCTATGGCAACGGGGTCTATTTCAGTCCAGATTTCAACACGAGTATCTACTATGCACAAAGTGGCATGACATGGCCCAACTCTGATCTCCAGATCACGCAGTGCATGAGCCTGAACGAGATCATCAATGTGCCCGAGGAGTTTGTCTCGGCCGCACCACACTATGTTGTGAGTCAGTTGGACTGGCAACAGTGTCGCTACCTGTTTGTGAAACCGAGACCTGAGTTGTGCTCAACGCAGGCTTCAACTCAGGCTTCAACGCAGGCTTCAACTCCGGCTCCGGTTACTCCACATGGTAGCTATACCCTGGCGCGGAATAAATCCAACGTTACAACCAAACCCAACGTTGGAGCATCCACACCTCCCAGCACCCACGGCAAGGATGCGGTGCCTATGCGCACACAGCAAAAGGGACGTGAGGTAAAGGGTGAAAATTCTGCCGTCCTCAAGATCCCTCTGTCTGCCATCCCTTTGAGAACAATCCAGGTAGCGGGCACGGATGCAACCACCTCAACTTTGCTGGCCAAGCGAGTGCGTGACAGCCCCGAACTTAGCGAGGACGAAGATGCCGTAGACGTAGCTCTCTTGGTTAGCGACACAGAGACGAATGGACCAGCCGCTCAACGCCGTAGGAAAATGAGCACGGCGCAGGGGGATCGCGCGAAGCTTGGACTTACACCGTCAGTAAATATCACGCCCTTGTGGACGTAA
- the CYC1 gene encoding iso-1-cytochrome c (COG:C; EggNog:ENOG503P3WW), translating into MPVGAGDSKKGANLFKTRCAQCHTLEAGGGNKIGPALHGLFGRKSGTVEGYAYTDANKQKGVVWDDQTLFDYLENPKKYIPGTKMAFGGLKKDKDRNDLITFLKESTA; encoded by the exons ATGCCTGTCGGAGCCG GTGATTCCAAGAAGGGTgccaacctcttcaagaCCCGTTGCGCTCAGTGCCACACCCTTGAggctggcggcggcaacaAGATCGGTCCTGCGCTCCACGGCCTTTTCGGACGCAAGTCTGGTACCGTTGAGGGCTACGCCTACACCGATGCCAACAAGCAGAAGGGTGTTGTCTGGGATGACCAGACCCTC TTCGACTACCTCGAGAACCCCAAGAAGTACATCCCCGGCACCAAGATGGCTTTCGGTGGtctcaagaaggacaaggacagaAATGACCTCATCAC TTTCCTCAAGGAGTCTACCGCTTAA
- the RRP42 gene encoding Exosome complex component rrp42 (EggNog:ENOG503NYZK; COG:J) yields the protein MASSTNVHLSPAELSYLHTSLSLNPPIRPDGRSPTQYRPLSAETGILPGTNGSARICFADGTEAIVGVKAEVEKTRRRWDDDTIFGENQNQEEGEEQDEGEEQGSSDWVELTVEIPGYRDDDSGTVFLGQMLCEALLADGGFVRRLRINRRFHWKVYLDILLISPPLSYPLPLLSLTTHLALLATRLPKLKSEGDEDPFFDDDWAAAPYLYARNPTTKRVTERPPVTLLVMAVGGNVIFDPSKEELAVADVVLAVSVGDDASSREGRMDVDGRSNNSGRNLKLLSIRTVDPPSRLTPPGVANAANSAYGHAQVVSTGANQKMPEARQTESEAVEGVWKPPRGGAKAVVMGALVQKVLVRGGVADEVLDALEGVDTS from the exons atggcctcctccacaaacgtccacctctcccccgccgAGCTCTCCTACCtccacacctccctcagtctcaacccccccatccgccCCGACGGCCGCTCGCCGACTCAGTACCGGCCTTTGTCCGCCGAGACGGGGATCCTGCCTGGGACGAACGGCTCGGCTCGGATCTGCTTCGCGGACGGGACCGAGGCGATCGTGGGGGTGAAGGCAGAAGTGGAAAAGACGAGGCGGAGGTGGGATGACGATACTATCTTCGGGGAGAATCAAAaccaggaagaaggagaagaacaagatgagggggaggagcaagggAGTAGTGATTGGGTTGAGCTCACGGTTGAGATTCCGGGGTACAGGGACGATGATAGTGGGACGGTGTTTTTGGGGCAGATGCTTTGTGAGGCGCTGCTtgctgatggggggtttgtgaggCGGTTGAGGATTAATAGACGGTTTCATTGGAAGGTTTATCTTGAT ATTTTGTTGATCAGCCCGCCGCTTTCGTATCCGCTTCCATTGCTGTCATTAACAACCCACCTCGCCCTTCTGGCCACCCGCCTCCCTAAACTCAAGTCAGAAGGGGATGAAGACCCGTTTTTTGACGACGACTGGGCTGCGGCGCCGTATCTGTACGCACGAAACCCGACCACGAAAAGAGTTACCGAACGCCCGCCTGTGAcgttgctggtgatggcggtgggggggaaTGTCATTTTTGATCCgagcaaggaggagctggcagTGGCGGATGTGGTGCTGGCTGTTTCGGTTGGGGATGACGCTTCGTCGCGAGAGGGTAGgatggatgtggatgggagGAGCAACAACTCGGGCAGGAATCTGAAGCTGTTGTCTATCAGGACGGTGGACCCGCCTTCGAGACTGACGCCGCCGGGGGTGGCCAACGCGGCGAATAGCGCTTATGGGCATGCGCAGGTTGTGAGTACGGGTGCGAACCAGAAGATGCCCGAGGCGAGGCAGACGGAGAGCGAGGCTGTGGAGGGTGTTTGGAAACCGCCTAGGGGTGGTGCCAAGGCTGTTGTGATGGGGGCGTTGGTGCAAAAGGTGCTGGTTAGAGGTGGGGTGGCGGATGAGGTGCTGGATgctttggagggggttgacaCGTCTTGA
- a CDS encoding hypothetical protein (COG:T; BUSCO:EOG09265BJ3; EggNog:ENOG503P2A9) encodes MAASGSNRPMESRTGRVKQRYNSKGERLVAGVVPLSADKSYVLMIQSTRRKGWVLPKGGWELDEECTEAAAREAWEEAGILVTIDYDLGDIEETSPRKKNSSSGKSKQKEAALYRFYEATVNSEEIEWPEKEKRERKWFTFVEAFEQLKDRPELQTALQRSTMKR; translated from the exons ATGGCCGCCAGCGGGAGCAATCGTCCCATGGAGTCGCGTACCGGGCGTGTTAAGCAGA GGTACAACAGTAAAGGCGAGCGTCTGGTGGCTGGAGTGGTCCCTCTGTCAGCCGACAAGAGCTATGTGCTCATGATTCAGTCTACTCGGCGCAAGGGTTGGGTCCTCCCCAAGGGTGGCTGGGAGCTGGACGAGGAGTGCACAGAGGCGGCTGCCCGCgaggcttgggaggaggctgggATCCTGGTGACGATCGACTATGATTTGGGCGACATCGAAGAGACCAGTCCCCGCAAGAAGAACAGCTCATCCGGCAAATCCAagcagaaggaggcggcCCTTTACCGATTTTATGAGGCGACGGTCAACAGCGAGGAGATTGAGTGgcccgagaaggagaagcggGAGCGCAAGTGGTTCACGTTTGTCGAAGCCTTTGAGCAACTCAAGGACCGCCCCGAGCTGCAAACCGCCTTGCAGCGTTCCACCATGAAGAGGTAG
- the ATE1 gene encoding Arginyl-tRNA--protein transferase 1 (COG:O; BUSCO:EOG092638AP; EggNog:ENOG503NX69) — translation MAGTRPYLQTPDDAAAAPLSYIYPIGYSNSSECGYCRASSNGQPDKQRWSYYAVSRSLEPAFYQKLVDRFWRRSGTLLYRPNQKNSCCPHYTLRLDSAEYKPTKDQRQALNRFNRHILGDTYARDAARLYPRSREQARKEKNDFDLVSKVHESEAKYLKGPPPAPSHEFSVTLEPDAFTDEKYKVFENYQRIVHREPPLKISRVGFRRFLCDSPLTRGAIVGADGTERKLGSYHQCYRIDGELVAVGVLDLLPNAVSAVYFMYHESIHFLNPGKLGAMREIALAREAGYRWWYPGYYVHTCAKMRYKIDYRPQYVLDPETLQWDPLDEEMLALYDKHHYVSLSRERRRQQQLMNGDGVLDDEEANNNDEDGGTQQENDALNVKPSEDEDDEEEGFLLTSDMPGIPSLAEMEEVDMGGLLLKSDQHDRFIEASELVIWDSEEISQHGRLKSRIAELVAAIGPDLMGEICIDFRKKANRLS, via the exons ATGGCAGGGACCAGGCCATACCTGCAGACCCCTGACGATgctgcagcagcaccacTGTCATACATCTATCCAATCG GGTACAGTAACTCTTCCGAGTGTGGATATTGTCGTGCCAGTTCAAATGGTCAGCCAGACAAACAAC GATGGTCATATTATGCGGTCTCAAGGTCTTTAGAGCCCGCCTTTTATCAAAAGCTGGTGGATAGGTTTTGGCGTCGGTCGGGGACGTTGCTCTACCGACCAAACCAGAAGAATTCATGTTGTCCGCATTACACCCTCCGCCTAGACTCGGCCGAGTATAAGCCTACCAAGGACCAACGACAGGCTCTCAACCGCTTCAACCGCCACATCCTCGGAGATACCTATGCGAGAGACGCGGCGCGGCTGTACCCACGGTCACGCGAGCAAGCGAGGAAGGAAAAAAATGATTTTGACCTAGTCAGCAAGGTTCATGAGTCTGAAGCCAAGTATCTCAAAGGACCCCCACCGGCGCCATCCCACGAGTTCTCGGTCACGCTAGAGCCCGATGCATTCACCGACGAAAAGTACAAGGTATTCGAGAACTACCAGCGCATCGTGCATCGTGAACCACCCCTCAAGATATCTCGCGTGGGATTTAGAAGGTTCTTATGCGACTCACCTTTGACCCGTGGCGCCATAGTGGGGGCGGACGGGACTGAGCGCAAGTTGGGCAGTTACCATCAATGCTATCGGATCGACGGCGAGCTTGTCGCCGTGGGTGTTTTGGATCTCTTACCTAACGCCGTCAGTGCGGTGTACTTCATGTACCATGAGTCGATCCATTTTCTCAACCCAGGAAAGCTCGGGGCGATGAGAGAGATTGCTTTAGCTCGTGAAGCAGGCTATCGGTGGTGGTATCCCGGCTACTATGTCCACACCTGCGCCAAAATGAGATACAAGATTGACTATCGACCTCAATATGTTCTTGATCCGGAGACTCTGCAATGGGATCCACTGGACGAGGAGATGTTGGCGCTGTATGACAAGCACCATTATGTTTCTTTGTCGAGGGAGAGaaggcggcagcagcagttaATGAACGGTGACGGTGTTCTTGATGACGAAGaggccaacaacaacgacgaggACGGGGGGACTCAACAGGAAAACGACGCCCTAAACGTCAAACCCTCtgaggacgaagacgacgaagaagaaggtttCCTCCTCACAAGCGATATGCCCGGTATCCCATCACTGGCCGAAATGGAAGAGGTAGACATGGGTGGTCTCCTACTCAAGTCCGACCAACATGACCGGTTCATCGAGGCATCCGAGCTGGTCATCTGGGACTCGGAGGAGATTAGCCAACACGGGAGGCTCAAGTCAAGGATAGCAGAGCTGGTGGCGGCGATTGGGCCGGACCTCATGGGGGAAATTTGCATTGACTTCCGAAAGAAAGCTAACAGACTGAGCTAG